The genomic window GAGGCTTATCTTTTCCGGTGTTATTCCTGCTTGTATGCACATGGCCGAAAAGCTGCCAGGTATCATCGTATGAGCCGCTATAGCAAAGGAACGGGCAATGATTCAGATAAATCTTCTGTTTATCCACCTCGATGTACATCTGCATCGTGATCAGTTCGAAATATTTTGTATAATTCTGCCTCAAGTTCTTCATGTCATGATTACCGGCTATGAGATAGATTTTCCCATTCAACCTTTTGAGTATCTTTGTCCATTCAGCAGAGCCACCAAGACAGAAGTCGCCAAGATGAAATACGATATTATCCGGACCGACCACACGGTTCCAGTTGGCAATAAGTGTTTCATTCATGTGTTCTACATCCTTGAATGGTCTGCTACAGAACCTGATGATATTGGTATGATTGAAGTGGGTATCGGATGTAAAGAACACCCCGCTTCCGTTGAATTTGTAATCCATAATCTTCTTTTTTTATGCACATCACTGCGCTGGTTAATAAAACTGAAGTTTTCAATGCCCATGGACGGAAATGACGGAGTAGAGCACATAATGCGAACGTCACCAATGGGCAAAAACAAAGCCGTTGAAAAATTTAGTAAGGACTTTTCAACGGCTTCAATTTATCTTTTTAATAGGAATACCTGCATCTAATGTACTCCTACCTGTCTATAAAACGTTCGCTGGAAAGTGTTTTTGAATTTACCGAATGACTCAATGCCTAAAGTATGAACATACGGCATACGCTCAAAGCATACTGTGCTTCGACATAATGTGTTTACTAATATGTTCACTCTATTCTGCAGCATTGTAAATTGCTAATTGTTTTTATTCAATTGTGAGTGCAAAAATACTGAATTTTCTTGAGAACCAATTAACTATTCGCTAACTTTTTGAATGACCTGTCTAGTTGCTGTATTCTTTCGAACTTTTCTCATAAGGTTACTGATTATAGGTTAGGAACTGCACCAAATTTACCGAACTTGTATGCTTTTTGGAGAGAACTGATTCTATTCAATCCTTTGAAATCTGTCAGAGGATAAAGTACACTTGATCCATCTGTATTCTTTTCCGTAAACCAGATATTATCTTTTCTAAGCAAATCTTCCCCTCTGTACGAAAGCGCAAAGGGGAAGATGTTTAATTACTTTCTCATCAATTTCTCAACTCCTTGCCAATCATATCCCCAGTAAACTTTACCGTCACCGGCAAAGTTCCAAACATTCATCACTTCACGAAGCCTGCAAGGGGGTTCCTTACCTACACGAATATATTGCTTGGACTTACTACGGAAAAGACGATTGCACATTTGTTTGTCTTTCTTTTGTGATTTACAGCACGCAATGGTACTGGCAGGAGTTTTCTTTCTACTTCTACTCATTGTTTGTAAGATTTTTGAGCCTATAACAGTGTACGGCTCTATTAAACACTTACAAACCATCAAGAACTGTTTTACCTTTCAACATCTTTTCTTTCTTTTCATTAAACATCTAATATTCTGATTCTTTGGTAATACGCAAAATCTCTTGCTTATATCCTTTGCGGTCGTACTCCTCCCCTCTACACATCCAACAACTACATGGAGTTCCCGTAGTTTTATAAACCTGCGCCCATTTATCCTTTGCCAATTCAAACCAATGAGGATGCTCATAACAACTACCATCTTCACGA from Parabacteroides distasonis ATCC 8503 includes these protein-coding regions:
- a CDS encoding metallophosphoesterase → MDYKFNGSGVFFTSDTHFNHTNIIRFCSRPFKDVEHMNETLIANWNRVVGPDNIVFHLGDFCLGGSAEWTKILKRLNGKIYLIAGNHDMKNLRQNYTKYFELITMQMYIEVDKQKIYLNHCPFLCYSGSYDDTWQLFGHVHTSRNNTGKDKPRLQMLFSTQYDVGVDNNDFTPVSFAQVKAIIEKQVELSKK